The DNA sequence GTGTCAGGGTCATGAATGCAGGGGTGAGAGGGTTTCGCAGAGGGCGGGCGAGACAGCGGTGTCGGGTTATCCTGATGCCCTCCGAGGTCTCGCACTCGCGAGTGTAGGGATAGTTCGAGGTAACGATCTCGACGTCATGGCCGTGCCTGACCAGATATTTGCTGAGATTGTAGACATAGCGCTCCTGCCCGCCACGATAGGGAAGACAGTAGGGAACGATCTGGAGTATCTTCATGGACGATCCCCTCCTCAGGGTCCACAGATGGGTGAGGCTGTGACCGACCGAATGCGCAGGGGCGGTGCCCCGAGCACTCGCCGGGAGGGTTCGGGCAGGGGAGAGATGATATGGTCCCCTATGCCGTCTTTTCAGGATTCGCTGCTGGTGCTGGTCTAGGGGCCATACATCCATAGAGACCCCCAAGTCGTGCATATCGTCGGATGAGAGGTCAAAGAAGGTATCTGACGATGAATCTGAATGAAAACCGTCCCCCCCGTGGTCCGGTCGTACCGTCACTCCTCGATAATAATATTTATACTTTGTGCATCCGCAGCGGGAACCCCAGATAGTATGATTGAATTCTCAAACCCCTGCGGGATGAAGCCAAATATATTCCTATTCTGAGGAGTTCTCAGAGAGAAAAGAGATTTCAGCGTCGGTGGAGGGGATTTCATATCAGTCTCAAAGATGCAGAGGTGCCACGGGAATGGAGCACAGGGTGTGTTCTCTCCCACCAGGAGAGATCAATCCTTTCCTCTCCCCCTTCCCGTCCGGCGACCAGGACCAATAAAATATTCACATTTTTATAGTGTGAACCGCATTTTATGCAGGAGACAGTGACGATGATCTGTCCGCAGATGGTCGACCTGGATAGGAGGGTCGAGATGATGGAGAAGGTTGAAGCGCTCTTTGACGCACATGGCGGCAAAAATTTTGCCGACATCTCAGGAGACCTTAGGGAGTGGGGCTTTGTGCAGAAAGGAGGAGACCCGGCGACTGTGGTGATGGAGCATGGGGGTCTCCATTTGTACCTGGAAGTCGAACTGGACGATACCGGGAAGGTGCACGGGTATGCTCTCCTCCCCTTCGAAGAAATGGCTCGAAAGCAGGAGAGGTTCAGGTGGTAGGCACCCTCAGCATTATTTTTCCAGTTCCTCTTTTCTCTGTCTATACTCTTCCTCC is a window from the Methanoculleus sp. 7T genome containing:
- a CDS encoding glycosyltransferase, which encodes MKILQIVPYCLPYRGGQERYVYNLSKYLVRHGHDVEIVTSNYPYTRECETSEGIRITRHRCLARPLRNPLTPAFMTLT